ACAATGATCAACACTTGAATAGAATATACTGGTACCTTAACTCATCTGAATGGTTTGACAAGTGGATATCTATGATGCATATTTACATTCAAATCTATATTGACCAATGATAATTCTCGACTGAGGCACAGTGGAAAAAATGCCCATTTGATTCTGAATGAGTCACTCATATGCTGCTGCATTCACAGTGCTGTTAAGCTGAAATGCAAGGGCCTCATATAGTATGCTCCAGGTACCAGGTACTGAGTTTGAAACACATATGTATAAAAAGAAcctgtacatacacatacatgttcCAACACACAATTTATTAACAGcacatttatttcactgacCCATTAATGTGCACAAATCCTGCCTGTCCACCTATTAGCTTCAAATATTAATCCAACCAAAAAACTAACAAGTCAGTATACAGCATCATATGGGCTGTTACaagttaaaaatgtcatcatataagAATATCATAACTTTGacttgtgtgtttgctttaccTTTATGTAACTTTGAAGTCAATATCATTTAAAGAAATACCATTAAATCATATTCTGTTATTAtagttttacagttaaaaaaataatgagtaCAGCAAATTAACATTGTCATAATACCTGGGTATATGGCATATGTGCATTATAATAATCCAATCCTGGCCAAACGTGCAAGGAATCACCATCTACTCTTAATACACATTACATTACTCAATTACTCTTCAATTAAAGtattcattttgtcattaaaaacatCACCATTTCATGGAATAAAtgatataaattatttttagatATGGTATTCTTCTGAACAGGTAAAATTTAAATGATCAACCATGAACAAAAAGAAGACAGGATGGATTAATTTGGCTGGATGATAAAATGAAAGTCTGGTTGGAGTGGTGATTTGGAGGGGAGGCAGTGTTCATTGTTTGCAGCGCAAATGTCGATgatgacatgaaaacaaactgctggaGGAACTGTTTGGactccagtttttttttctttttttcttttttttaaaagcatcaAACTCTCACAGTAGTTATTAGATTGAGTTCACTGGACTTAGCAGCAAGTTAGTCATTTGTTTCAAGCAGGGCAAACTTCAGAGCTGGTAAGGCCCAGGTGTCTTAACTGTTCTCAGCCATGCATATCCCTTTTCCACCAAATGCTGGTTCTTGGCTGGTTCTTAGTGCTATCCAGCGAACCAGAGAGACCACTGTAATCAGTGATGTGTCATTAAATAAGGATGTTGTATGATGGACATGTTGATTACTTCTGAGGGGTTGTAGCCTAATTACAGATATTTGTCAGCAAATCACAACACactctttttttcctacagTTTCTCGTATGACTTCTCCACCCTCTCTTTCCAACCTGTAGAATAGGAATATAATAGAATAacctgatatttttttgttccaCCTGGGAATGATCAGAATGGTTCGAATGTGCACAAACCACAATGAGACCTGTTCTAGGTTGGTGGAAAAGGGAAGCTGAGGACTGAAGCCACTCTCTTGGTTAAAGGCTGTTGTCCTGCAGCTGCGACACAAATCTCCTTTTAACAATCCTGAGGTCCGTTGGAGAATAGGCTGTTAACTATTTATGTCTAACTATAAAACAACTAGAGAGATCCCTGAAAAAACGTGTCTTGATATGACATCCACACATTAACAGGTTAACAGCAACATtcatgaaaaagtaaaagaccTAAAATAATGAAGGTTTGTTTCCATGTGGAGGTGACACAGTAAACTGTTCTGTCTTTAGAGCAAGTCTCTACTCCAAAACAAGAGTTGCTAACACTACATCTAGCAGATTAGTAAAATTTAAAAGTGtgttaattacattaaaaaccTGTTCAACATTACTTAacaatacacttatttgctttctatTTTAGAGTAAGATGAGCAGATCgactagcttagcataaaaggGAACTAATTCCTTAAGTAAAACGGCACCCATTCAGTGTGCAGTGTCTATAGTTATAGCATGGGGCTGCTAGAtacaaaatatatgtttttatgtacagGTCAAACAAAGGAGATACAACATATTAATCAATAAACTTTAGAAGTGTTGGTCGTTTTTTTTAACTCACGAAgtcaagctagctgtttcctctgatTTTCTTATGCAATgctaggctaaccacatccTGATTCAAACTCAGTACCTAACACCCAGACATGAACCTGATGTTAACCTCCTCATTTCACTCTTGAAGAAAGAgtaaagggagagaaagagaggtgacACCAGAAGTTCTGGGTTGAGTTTCAGGTGTAAGAAAACCTCTTTTAAAATCAACACTACTAACAACACTAATAACTACAAATCCAGCCTTTGAACAGAGCCTTTCTCAACATGTGTTATGTGGCTCCTCTCATATGTTTAGATAAAGAAAAACTACTGCTGTTTATATCCCATATTTCCTATATGTTTGCAGGATAAACATCATGACTCCACAGAGGAGGACTTGGAAGTAGACAAGAGAAAAAGTGCTGCACCCACTGTCTGTTTTCAGAGCTCACCATCTTTTTGTGTGGCTAGTTCAAAGTCTCTAATGTTTCAGAAAAGCATAGATGTTGTCACTGTAGCTAACTAATCAGATGTGGCAGACATAGTCGATGATATTCAGCATACTGTTGTCCCCTACTGTTGTCAGATTGAACAACTCATCCATACAAAATATGAGGGCAAGCATCCTCTAGTTGGTCCGACTGGTGAAAAAACCATGTCAGACAAATTATTATAACAAGCAAAGGAGCGGTGCTAGTGGTGATATTTTGTCAAGATATTATCAGTTATCAGACTTGATGAAGCACTAGCATGTAGCACTCCCCAGCACCCTGCCAGCACTTTTCTGCCCTAAAAAAGTGCTATATGTTCCCTGATGCAAGTACCTGCACTGTGGACAATCTATAATAGCAACTACAGGAACGTGCTTCATTTTTGAGATACAGATAGTAGTGGTACAGAGGTAAACTCGGATGTCGCCCTTTGGTCAGATTTCAACGAGCAATGTAACTAGGACAGTCAGCTTATGAGCAAACATTATGTAAACTCAAAGTCCATCCCATGGACATGTCTTTCAAGAGGCCAAAATTCATAACATCATCCCTGTGAGAATTGTTCAGTCTGTGCTTCCTCTGAAATCAAGGAGCTGTCAGGAGTACTGGCAACGTCAGCAGTTGGGTGGGCAGCAATCTGCTGCAGGAGCTTCTCTGACTGAAGCAGCTGATTGGTCCAGTCTTGACACACCTCCTCTATTCCAGGCCCCTCTCCTCCATATTCTGGAGGAAGAATGTCTGGTGAGAAGAAGTCACTTAAAGTGTCGTGGAAATCAGCACCATGCATGTGGATCtgcagaggagggaaggaatTAGTTTTTTATAAGTTTCcactctgtatttgtgtgtaaaagaCCAGAGTCTGAGAAAAGAGATGGGTGTTTGTGTGGTGGAGTATAATCACAGCACTGACCCTCTGCTTGATCTTATCTGGCAGGAAGGGACGAATCATGGCAAAGACCGGCCGGAAGAACATTGGCTCGTTGACCAGATGAATTCCTCTAACTTTCAGTGGAAAAGAGTCctgacaaacaaagacacacacacatctgtaaaaTGGAACAACTAATAATGGTCATATCACATCCATCAAACAGTACTCAGTGGTTGGGGAAAAGTAATGACTCCTCACAAATGTCATCTtcatagaaataaaaatgttattgtgaATGATGACCCATGTGAAGTGGAGGATCGTAGCATGTGAAGAGTTAGAACCATGATCTGAGGCCTACCGAAAGAACAGAGGATATCTTTCTGGCGAGGGAAGGGTTAATTTGCCAGGCGTGGCCTAAACTCCACCCCTGCAGGTCAAATATGGCCTTCAGACCCCGTCTCTGGGTCTGTGTCTCCATGGAGATAATCTCTGATGTCATCAGGCTGATCCTGAACACCTGAAAGGCTGACCAGTCTTTTGGGTTCCAttgtcctgcagacagacagacagacagatgttacTGTACTCACATGGACTGCAGTCCCAACTGATGGACAAATCATCAGTCTACCACAGTTCtgacatagagacaaacaaccattcacactcacattcacacctacagacagtttagagtcaccagttaacctgcatgttggactgtgggaggaagctggagaacctggagagaacccacacagacacagggagaacatgcaaactccacacagagaagccccaggtgaaccagggttcaaacccagaaccttcttgctgtgatgCGACTATGCGACTATGATCcattgaaaatatataaaaagttaCTCTAGCAGATTTAAGGCTACACTAATTGCATTTTGGTGGGAaacctgaatgaaaacaaaactgtgtgagATGAACATCTGGTATTTGGTTTCCACGttaaaactgactgaacagGCTTGGTAAAGTAAAGCACTAGAAGGAAGTGACAGTAGCCACAAACATGTTAACACATTCAGTGGCACAATCATGTGGGTTCCTTCACATGCAGGGATTCTGAGTAATGGTACattcaaagacagagagaaaatatttaaaataaaaagtaggGAAAGCGAAAAAAGAGCATAATAATAACCCAACTGAGTAAAGCAATCTGACTtgcatatttaatttaattatacGGAAGCATCTGACTGGCTTATGTGAATGTCATGAATCTGAAACTTAATCTTAAATGTGTGCTCAGAACACATAAGAAATACGCAGCAGCTTTCCCGATAGACAATTAAAAGTGTACTTAAGTGGTTTGATTAACTAATCTAGTCACCTGACAAAGCCTCCATATGTCAGATAAATAACCCCAGGTTAAACcacaaagaagaggaagaagacattATTCCACCAaaatgacatcactgtgacaacACCAAAAGAACTGAGGTGGGTGGAGttctttttggttttggaaGTGAATGTTCTGTTCATTGTCTGCATGAAAAATTGGAGGACTTGGATCGACGTCAAAGTCTCTGACTCTTTAGTTTAAGAAGTCAAAGGTACATGTGTGCATAAAAACCTGAGAGCACTCTGTgtgtaattacacaaacacatctgtgtgtattaTGTCCCACAACTCACACAgcatgtcaggacaaaaacaaagccTGTATTGATGCTGTGTACACATCAGTCACAACACAGCCTCACTGCTCAGACACCGAGTGTACATGAAATTTATTTGgatgtattttattatattgattattgattattattattattgattgtgTCAAAATTCATCGAGATTCTGATGTAAATATACTAGGGATTATCAGCGctgatattcggcattttgacgcatatcagtatcagcctttttttcaatttaaaactgggttattttggctctgatgcagccgcgcctctccGTCTGCAatcactactctgtctccagcattgtccagaggttttcaatggggttcaggtctggagatTGTGCTGGCCATGACAGGGTCTTGATCTGGTGGTCCTTCATCCACACCTTGACTGACCAAGCTGTGTGGCATgaagcattgtcctgctggaaaaacCAGTCCTCAGAGTTGGGGAACattgtcagagcagaaggaaGCAAGTTTTCTTGTACGTGGCTTGATTCATGTGTCCTCCACAAAGACAAATCTGACCAATTCCAGCCTTGTTGAAGCACCCCCAGATCATCACCAATActccaccaaatttcacagtgggtGCGAAACACTGTGGCTTGTAGGCCTCTGCAGGTCTCTATCTAACCATCAGACAACCGGGTGTTGGGCAAgcctgcactttttgttagaatttgaaaacaaagatgtctattgtctaagataaaaaaaaactttaacaggTTGCAAATTCAAGGATttcaaggattcaaggagctttattgtcattgcaacacatgtgaacatgaggtGAAATGAAATAGGATACTGGTCCCAGTGCAAGCcaattacagaataaataactaactaagtataaaatagaatatgcaAATATAAGCTAAcaagtaatataaatatagaaaatctgaaaagctgtttaataaacatatgcttaaaggcatttaaacaaagtgttggagtttgtatttttcaaatttttgaagccaatattttcacttttactgcaaatgaatatcggctccaaatatcggttatcggcctccttgactactaatagTCCAtattggccctgaaaaaaccatatcggtctatcactAAAATATACCATGTAATAATCCAGGCTGTGAATGTCTCAAGTTTGTAGAAAATGATTACTTAACCAAAATGATTCAGGGAAAGTGGAAATtgagaaaatatgaatacattttacatcAGAGGTGAAGTTGCTGTACATGTTGTATCAGGGTATTAAGTTATTgctcatgaaaacaaaacatccaactgctgctgcttcacatcagaAGCAGGAGTTGGAGTTGCACttattgtgaagcagccacAGTAAATGCAATGTGTTTGTTAGAGAGcagctgtaattattattaacagCCAGAACTGACATCTTAAAGATCATAACTTTAAGTGATTGTGTCTAGTGGTACAGATATGTTTAATTTAAGCCATTATCAATGGCTCTGTGATGTTTACATCTGGAAAAGCTTACCAacagtacaaaaacagacagaaattgCAACATCTGTCTGATGCAGTATTACATCAGTACTTTTTTTTAGAAGAGTTCTATCAAATGATTTCACTTGTTTGCACATTTCCAAtaaccatccacacacacagatactgacCAATCCTGTAGACAAGCACCCTGCTGCCAGAGTGGTCCCGCTGTGGGAGGACGGCGTGATACGAAGTGCTGAGGAGGCCgagcacagaggagggagacagacagcCGCTGATCTCAGGACTCTCCCTCCGCCACCGCTGATAGTTTAATAAGAGCTGCACAGGAAGGACACATGCAATATCCAGAGATGTCAGGGAATTGATGGGCGTCACCTGTACTTACCATTACCTGTGCATGTAGCTGAAACATCAGTGCATTAAGATATGTACTGTAGGAGTCGACACAGATCAAAAGTTCATACCCTTTAACTCTGTTATCTGAGCCAAACCCTCAAAGTAAATCTCCCTGCAGCTGGAgatcaaacaggaaataatattGTGTGGTAAATGTCAGAGTCAGTTAGTGTATGTGTATCAGAACTGCAGAGCTTAGACCCACTTGGCTGAGCTCCTACTgctttcaaatgaaaataaacaactcGACCTTTCTGCTGAACTCTGGCTCCAAAATGACAATTCTATATGTTAGTCACTCATTTAATACGCTCATGAGACCTGATTACAACCCTCACTGACAGACATAACAATCCCAGATACACTACTACTGTGATTTTACAATTGTTACAGTAACAATAGTCTGGAGTATGATAACATATCTGCACATTCAATCCTGAATACAACAGACACCGACACAACAGACCCTTATTGGAATGTTGTCATACTATAAACACACCCCTGGCCGACTAAGACAACTCAATCAACCACTGGCCAACGAGGACAAAAGTACTGAAGcaactgctctgtttttctgttttatatgactgAACACAGTCAGTCGAAGTGAAATTAGATGAAAGTGCAAGGAGGCAGCAAACAACATTCAGTCTTACAAACAGTCTTACATGTTTGAGTGCATGTCATTTCATGATTTCAGTACATTAGTTCAATTTGTGCAgcattctctttttttgttcacaAATAATCAATACCAATCCAAAGTATCCAGATCCTCTACTTAAAAGTAGGGTTAGCCGTTTACAATCTAATGCATGTTTATTCAGATTCAGGGACTATCTCCTCATAGTAGCAGCTgcggctcaggaggtagagcagtcgcccaccaatcggTGGTTcaattcccggctcctccagtccacatgccgaagtatccttgggcaagatactgaaccccaatttgcctccgatgtgtcatcggtgtgtgaatgtgtgtgtatgtgctaaaAAGCACTTATGTataaaacaagtgctgtatgaatgtgtgtgtgaatgaggtgaatgtgatctgtagtgtgaagcgctttgagtggaTCGGTGTGatccattccagccaatcatggcGCTCATGATAGTGCACAGGATGTTTGAGCGTGGGAGCAGTGGGAGCGAGAAAGATGCTAACTAACTGGTGTATGTTAATGCTAAAGAGCAGAGATGAACAGCCTAAGAGGAAATGGACAAGGTATAATGGACAGAGACAGTAGGTCAgtattgttttgtcctgtttgttgttGGTGTAATGTTTGTTAGACTAGGAGCTGAGTTGTGAGTATCGCTGTCTACAGCTGCTAGCTCTGAGAAACGCCTCATCTGCTCTGCATGTTAGCTTCACTGCAGCTAATGACACACAACTGAAGTGCTGTGTCAGTGCCCTGTATTGTGATATTTGTTCTTAAAGGTTTACAAACGAAGCCCTGCCCAGTGGGACTGATGTATAATTTGAAATGCTATGCCAGGAGAAGTTACCACCCTTATTAGCTACAAGGGATACAAATCTACACACCTGTCTTTGCTCACTGTAGTTCTGTCAAAACAATGTAAACTCTTGCTAGTTTTTACTCTGTTGTGTTGCaggtgctgtgtttttgtgtacgTTGTTCTTTTGAAGACGTTTTATATTACATATGTTTTGCTTTAGCTATGAAAAAGCAGACACACTCGCTTCTGCCATCCGCCCCCCCCCTCAGCTGGTTGTTGGTATTGTTGGTGTCGGTTTCCATGGCGATGCACGTTTGGGGGAGGCTTCTGAGGGAGCTCTGAGGGGAGGGGTGTATGTTTCGCCGCTGAGTCCAGATATCAAGTCTTTGTCTAGGATGAGTTACTCTGCCTTTAAGTAAAGTGTCGATACACAGCAGCATGAAAATACTCCATTAGTTGACTATTGCACTGattactgatactgatactgacgGATCAGGTCACAGGGCAGCAGTTTCTTCCAGAGAGCAATCAAAATGTGGTGTGTTCA
The DNA window shown above is from Lates calcarifer isolate ASB-BC8 linkage group LG4, TLL_Latcal_v3, whole genome shotgun sequence and carries:
- the LOC108885347 gene encoding alpha-tocopherol transfer protein, coding for MNGPQLSELPDDSEQLEPFVSSLRRRALQASELSGVRTFSDGFLIKFLRARDFDVELSLKLLLNYQRWRRESPEISGCLSPSSVLGLLSTSYHAVLPQRDHSGSRVLVYRIGQWNPKDWSAFQVFRISLMTSEIISMETQTQRRGLKAIFDLQGWSLGHAWQINPSLARKISSVLSDSFPLKVRGIHLVNEPMFFRPVFAMIRPFLPDKIKQRIHMHGADFHDTLSDFFSPDILPPEYGGEGPGIEEVCQDWTNQLLQSEKLLQQIAAHPTADVASTPDSSLISEEAQTEQFSQG